The Aulosira sp. FACHB-615 genome includes a window with the following:
- a CDS encoding ABC transporter substrate-binding protein, which yields MPRITTALALSVATIATGFLMAACDNANTNNSTSTASPTANSTTTSSNDGLKIGTLLPTTGDLASIGQQMVGSVPLLVDTVNACGGVNGKNVTLVQVDDQTDPKAGAAGMTKLATLDKVAGVVGSFASSVSTAAVSVAVPNNVMLISPGSTSPVFTEKAKKGEFKGFWARTAPPDTYQALALAQLANKKGFKRVSTVVINNDYGVGFEKAFVETFEKLGGTVINKNNPVRYDPKAQTFDTEAAAAFAGKPDAVVAVLYAETGSLLLKAAYQQGLTKGVQVLLTDGVKSPTFPEQVGKGSDGKFILTGALGTVPGSDGKALEAFNKLWKEKKGGSPGEYAPQAWDAAALLVLAAQAAKENTGVGISSKIREVAAGSGTEVTDVCEGLKLLKEGKTINYQGASGNVDVDENGDVLGVYDVWAVGDDGKITVIDKVTPK from the coding sequence ATGCCAAGAATTACTACAGCCCTAGCCTTGAGTGTAGCTACCATAGCCACAGGCTTTTTGATGGCAGCTTGCGACAATGCCAACACCAACAATAGCACTAGTACTGCCAGCCCAACTGCTAACTCAACTACCACCAGCAGTAATGACGGGTTAAAAATTGGCACTCTATTACCAACAACAGGTGACTTAGCTTCCATTGGACAGCAGATGGTAGGCTCTGTACCATTGCTAGTTGATACCGTTAACGCCTGTGGCGGAGTCAATGGTAAAAACGTCACCCTCGTACAAGTCGACGACCAAACAGACCCCAAAGCCGGTGCGGCTGGGATGACCAAACTAGCAACACTAGATAAAGTAGCTGGTGTAGTTGGTTCCTTTGCGAGTAGTGTTTCCACAGCAGCAGTTTCCGTTGCTGTACCGAATAACGTCATGTTGATCTCTCCTGGTAGCACCAGTCCCGTATTTACGGAGAAAGCGAAAAAAGGCGAATTTAAAGGCTTTTGGGCGCGGACTGCACCCCCAGATACTTACCAAGCATTAGCATTAGCCCAGTTAGCTAACAAAAAAGGTTTTAAACGTGTTTCCACAGTTGTAATTAACAACGATTACGGTGTGGGTTTTGAAAAAGCTTTTGTCGAAACTTTTGAAAAATTAGGCGGTACAGTAATTAACAAAAATAACCCAGTGCGTTACGACCCCAAAGCCCAAACCTTTGATACTGAAGCGGCTGCGGCGTTTGCTGGTAAGCCAGATGCAGTAGTCGCTGTACTTTACGCTGAAACAGGTAGTCTTTTGTTAAAAGCTGCCTATCAACAAGGTTTGACCAAAGGAGTCCAGGTTCTACTCACCGATGGCGTGAAATCCCCTACCTTCCCGGAACAAGTGGGTAAAGGTAGCGATGGCAAATTTATCTTAACCGGGGCATTAGGGACAGTACCGGGTTCTGATGGTAAAGCCTTAGAAGCCTTTAACAAGTTGTGGAAAGAGAAAAAAGGTGGTTCACCAGGAGAGTACGCACCCCAAGCCTGGGATGCAGCTGCATTGCTAGTCTTAGCAGCACAAGCCGCCAAAGAAAACACAGGTGTGGGCATTTCCAGTAAAATTCGGGAAGTTGCGGCTGGCTCTGGTACAGAAGTGACTGATGTTTGTGAAGGGTTAAAGTTACTCAAAGAAGGTAAAACGATCAACTACCAAGGTGCAAGCGGTAACGTAGATGTGGACGAAAATGGCGATGTCCTTGGTGTGTATGATGTTTGGGCTGTAGGAGATGACGGTAAAATCACCGTAATTGACAAAGTTACACCTAAGTAA
- the crtB gene encoding 15-cis-phytoene synthase CrtB, producing MLQLPDSPPRMKTLVSVDESYKLCRQLTAKYAKTFYLGTLLMSPAKRQAVWAIYAWCRRTDELVDGPASAITTPETLDLWEQQLESIFAGHPQENYDVALVDSLQNFPLDIQPFRDMIAGQRMDLYRSRYETFEELYLYCYRVAGTVGLMSTAIMGVDTEANTAPWNQKKPQYIPTEEAIALGIANQLTNILRDVGEDTRRGRIYIPLEDLARFNYTEPEFFQGVVDDRWRALMQFQIDRARQFYTKAEQGISHLSPDARWPVWAASMLYGQILDAIERNDYDVFSQRAFVSQLKKFRTLPLAWMRSQVL from the coding sequence ATGCTGCAACTGCCTGATTCCCCCCCGCGCATGAAAACGCTGGTCTCTGTAGACGAGTCATATAAACTTTGTCGGCAACTTACAGCCAAGTATGCCAAAACCTTTTACCTTGGTACTTTGCTGATGAGTCCGGCAAAGCGTCAAGCCGTTTGGGCAATTTACGCTTGGTGTCGCCGTACAGACGAATTAGTAGATGGGCCTGCATCTGCCATCACCACCCCAGAAACCCTAGACCTATGGGAGCAGCAACTAGAATCGATTTTTGCAGGACACCCACAGGAAAATTACGATGTCGCTTTGGTGGATAGTTTGCAAAACTTTCCCCTCGACATTCAGCCCTTTCGGGATATGATTGCCGGCCAGCGTATGGACTTATACCGCAGCCGCTACGAAACATTTGAGGAATTATACCTCTACTGTTATCGTGTGGCTGGGACTGTGGGGTTAATGTCAACAGCCATTATGGGTGTAGATACTGAAGCTAATACGGCACCTTGGAATCAGAAAAAACCACAGTATATTCCCACAGAAGAAGCGATCGCCCTCGGCATTGCCAATCAACTCACCAACATTCTGCGGGATGTGGGGGAAGATACCCGACGCGGACGCATATACATACCCCTAGAAGACTTAGCGCGATTCAACTACACCGAGCCAGAATTCTTTCAAGGTGTAGTCGATGACCGGTGGCGAGCCTTAATGCAATTTCAAATTGACCGGGCGAGGCAATTCTATACCAAAGCCGAACAAGGTATTAGTCATCTGTCACCCGATGCTCGTTGGCCAGTGTGGGCAGCTTCCATGCTCTACGGACAGATTTTGGATGCCATTGAACGCAATGATTATGATGTGTTCAGCCAACGGGCTTTTGTGTCGCAATTGAAAAAATTCCGCACCTTACCCTTGGCTTGGATGCGATCGCAAGTGCTGTAA
- the pds gene encoding 15-cis-phytoene desaturase, giving the protein MRVAIAGAGLAGLSCAKYLVDAGHTPIVLERRDVLGGLVAAWKDSDGDWYETGLHAFFGAYPNMLQLLKELGIEDRLQWKEHTLIFNQPEKPGTLSRFDVPDIPSPFNIIASILRNNDMLTWEQKIRFAIGLLPAIVRGQKYVEEMDKYSFSEWLKRQGVGERVASDVFIAASKALTFINPDEVSSTILLTALNRFLQERYGSKIAFLDGSPTERLCQPIVDYITERGGQVRLNAPLKEIVLHPDGTVKEFLLRGLNGEPDEVVTADFYVSAMSVDPLKVMLPEPWQQMEFFQKLEGLEGVPVVNLHLWFDRKLTDIDHLLFSRSPLLSVYADMSNTCREYANPDRSMLELVLAPAKDWVSKSDEEIVAATMTELEKLFPDHFGKENPAKLLKSHVVKTPRSVYKATPGRQQYRPPQKTPIANFFLSGSYTMQRYLGSMEGAVLSGKLTAQAICESLPEASASNLQTLTRPPATNAATA; this is encoded by the coding sequence ATGCGAGTAGCGATCGCGGGTGCTGGTCTAGCAGGACTTTCCTGCGCGAAATATCTTGTAGACGCAGGTCACACTCCCATTGTCTTAGAGCGTCGGGACGTATTGGGTGGCCTAGTAGCGGCATGGAAAGACTCTGACGGCGACTGGTACGAAACCGGGTTACACGCCTTCTTTGGGGCATACCCCAATATGCTGCAATTGCTCAAGGAATTAGGCATTGAAGACCGCCTCCAATGGAAAGAACATACACTAATTTTTAATCAACCAGAAAAGCCCGGAACACTCTCACGGTTTGATGTTCCTGACATTCCATCTCCGTTTAACATCATTGCCTCGATTCTGCGTAACAACGATATGTTGACTTGGGAGCAGAAGATTAGGTTTGCTATTGGCCTGCTGCCAGCCATTGTCCGGGGTCAAAAGTATGTTGAGGAGATGGACAAGTACAGCTTTTCTGAATGGCTGAAAAGACAAGGCGTTGGTGAACGAGTAGCAAGTGACGTGTTTATTGCTGCTTCTAAAGCCCTCACTTTTATTAACCCTGATGAAGTTTCTTCAACAATTTTATTAACAGCCCTCAATCGTTTCTTGCAAGAGCGATACGGCTCCAAAATCGCCTTTTTGGATGGTTCGCCCACCGAAAGATTGTGTCAACCCATCGTTGATTACATTACCGAACGTGGTGGCCAAGTGCGGCTCAATGCCCCCCTCAAAGAAATTGTGCTTCACCCTGATGGCACAGTTAAAGAATTTTTGCTGCGTGGGTTAAATGGCGAACCCGATGAAGTGGTAACGGCAGACTTTTACGTATCAGCCATGTCGGTTGATCCGTTAAAAGTGATGTTGCCTGAACCTTGGCAGCAAATGGAATTCTTTCAAAAGCTAGAAGGCTTAGAAGGCGTACCAGTAGTTAACCTTCATTTATGGTTTGATCGGAAATTAACAGACATTGATCACCTACTTTTCTCGCGATCGCCCCTCCTCAGCGTTTATGCTGATATGAGCAACACTTGTCGAGAATATGCTAACCCTGATCGCTCAATGCTGGAATTAGTTCTAGCTCCAGCGAAAGATTGGGTGAGCAAATCTGACGAGGAAATTGTGGCTGCAACTATGACTGAGTTGGAAAAACTCTTCCCCGACCACTTTGGGAAAGAAAATCCAGCAAAACTGTTGAAATCTCATGTAGTGAAAACGCCGCGTTCAGTTTACAAAGCGACTCCTGGTCGTCAACAGTACCGTCCGCCCCAAAAAACGCCCATCGCCAATTTCTTTTTGAGTGGGAGTTACACCATGCAACGCTATCTAGGCAGTATGGAAGGGGCCGTACTTTCTGGTAAGCTAACAGCGCAGGCGATTTGTGAATCGCTGCCAGAGGCCAGTGCCTCAAACTTACAAACGCTAACCCGACCGCCTGCAACGAATGCTGCAACTGCCTGA